TCTCACCCAGAGCCACGGCGTCGAGCCGTTGCACGTTTGGAACGCCGTCGAAGAACAAGACGCGCTCGATGATCTCTTCGACGTCCTTCATCTCGTCCATCGCATCCTTGCGGAACTTGTCGGCCAGCCGCTTGTAGCCCCAGTTCTCGCACATCTTGGCGTGGACGAAGTATTGATTGACCACGGTGAGCTCGAGCGTGAGAAGGTCGTTCAGCGCTTCGACGACCCGCGGGTCCCCTTGCATCAACGTCTCCCTTCGTCCGAGCCCTTGGGCCCCTTGGGACGGCCGGCGGCCATCTGTGCCGGACGATCCGGATCCCGGGCCTCACGGAGCAGTTCGTTGATCCCCGGATGACACGTTCCGCACTCGATCCCGGCTTGGGTTCGCTCGCC
The sequence above is drawn from the Actinomycetota bacterium genome and encodes:
- the bfr gene encoding bacterioferritin, which translates into the protein MQGDPRVVEALNDLLTLELTVVNQYFVHAKMCENWGYKRLADKFRKDAMDEMKDVEEIIERVLFFDGVPNVQRLDAVALGETVEEQLRLALDAERNAVQLLTNAIKAADAAGDEPTREFLAPHLPEEEAHIDWIETQLSLIAQVGEQNYLAAQIRE
- a CDS encoding (2Fe-2S)-binding protein, giving the protein MYVCLCRGVTDRKIRAAIAGGATDLVAVGERTQAGIECGTCHPGINELLREARDPDRPAQMAAGRPKGPKGSDEGRR